A stretch of Lactuca sativa cultivar Salinas chromosome 6, Lsat_Salinas_v11, whole genome shotgun sequence DNA encodes these proteins:
- the LOC111895171 gene encoding flotillin-like protein 3, with the protein MYRVASASEYLVITGSGIDDIKIAKKAWVFPGQTYAKFDITPVNYTFDVQAMSAEKLPFILPAVFTIGPRSDDNESLHKYAKLISPLDKQSHHLNELVMGIIEGETRVLAASMTMDEIFKGTKDFKKEVFEKVQWELNQFGLWIYNANVKQLVDVPGHEYFSYLGQKIQQEAANQAKIDVSEAKMKGEIGAKLRDGQTLQNAAKIDAETKIIATQRQGQGKKEEVKVLTEVKVFENQKEAEVAEANAELAMKKAKWAKESQVAEVEATKAVALREAELQKEVEILNALTRTEKLKAEFLSKASVEYETKVQEANWELYKKKKAAEAILYEKEKEADAQKAIAEATLYSRQQAADGELYAKQKEAEGLVALAQAQGTYIRTLLGAFGGSYAALRDYLMITGGMYQEIAKINGEAVKGLQPKISIWTGASGGGEGGDGGPLKEVAGVYKMLPPLFETVHEQTGMLPPTWMGKMNVKES; encoded by the exons ATGTATAGGGTAGCAAGCGCGTCGGAGTATTTGGTGATCACCGGATCCGGGATCGACGACATCAAAATCGCAAAAAAAGCATGGGTATTTCCCGGCCAGACGTATGCCAAGTTCGACATAACTCCGGTGAACTACACTTTCGATGTCCAGGCCATGAGCGCCGAAAAACTCCCCTTCATCCTCCCCGCCGTTTTCACCATCGGTCCACGTTCCGACGACAATGAAAGCCTCCACAAATACGCCAAGCTTATCTCCCCGCTTGATAAGCAATCACACCATTTGAACGAGCTCGTTATGGGGATCATCGAGGGGGAGACCCGTGTCCTTGCTGCCTCCATGACCATGGATGAGATCTTCAAAGGTACGAAGGATTTCAAGAAGGAGGTGTTTGAGAAGGTTCAGTGGGAATTAAATCAGTTTGGATTGTGGATCTACAATGCCAATGTCAAACAGTTGGTTGATGTTCCTGGACATGAATATTTCTCTTATTTAGGGCAAAAGATACAACAGGAAGCTGCCAATCAAGCCAAGATCGATGTTTCTGAAGCCAAAATGAAG GGTGAAAtaggagcgaagcttcgtgatgGGCAGACGCTGCAGAACGCAGCAAAGATAGACGCGGAAACGAAGATCATAGCTACACAAAGGCAAGGTCAGGGGAAGAAGGAGGAGGTGAAGGTGTTGACGGAAGTGAAGGTCTTTGAGAACCAGAAAGAAGCTGAAGTGGCTGAAGCGAATGCAGAACTGGCAATGAAGAAAGCAAAGTGGGCCAAAGAATCTCAGGTGGCAGAGGTGGAGGCGACTAAGGCGGTGGCGCTGCGTGAGGCGGAGCTGCAGAAGGAGGTTGAGATACTGAACGCTTTAACTCGGACTGAGAAACTCAAAGCTGAGTTCTTGAGCAAAGCTAGCGTTGAGTATGAAACCAAG GTACAAGAAGCGAACTGGGAGCTTTACAAGAAGAAAAAAGCCGCAGAAGCAATTCTCTACGAGAAGGAGAAAGAAGCGGACGCTCAGAAGGCGATAGCGGAGGCGACACTCTACTCCCGCCAACAAGCCGCCGACGGTGAATTATATGCAAAACAGAAAGAGGCGGAGGGACTTGTTGCTCTTGCTCAAGCTCAAGGTACTTACATACGCACACTTTTGGGTGCCTTCGGAGGTAGCTATGCAGCTTTAAGAGATTATTTAATGATCACCGGAGGAATGTATCAAGAGATTGCGAAGATTAATGGGGAGGCAGTTAAGGGTTTGCAACCAAAGATTAGCATCTGGACTGGCGCAAGTGGTGGTGGAGAGGGCGGCGATGGTGGTCCCTTGAAGGAAGTTGCCGGCGTGTACAAAATGTTGCCGCCGTTGTTTGAGACTGTTCATGAGCAAACCGGGATGTTGCCACCGACTTGGATGGGGAAGATGAACGTCAAAGAATCTTAA